A genomic stretch from Edaphobacter aggregans includes:
- a CDS encoding adenylate kinase produces the protein MKRVVILGRGASGKSTLAKRLGEISGLPVVELDKIFWRPGLVATPRDEWVAAQDLLVAKDGWIIDGDLGQFDVVETRLRAADTVIFLDFSFLCCAHRAIRRSRERIDFWWWVLAYRRQSRPVLLKAIAEYAPSAELHVFRNPDSLQQFVDQLVRRA, from the coding sequence ATGAAGCGCGTGGTGATCCTCGGTCGCGGGGCGTCAGGCAAATCGACCCTCGCGAAACGTTTGGGCGAAATCAGCGGCCTTCCTGTGGTGGAGTTGGACAAAATCTTCTGGCGACCCGGCCTCGTTGCTACGCCTCGCGATGAGTGGGTAGCCGCCCAGGACCTGCTCGTCGCGAAAGACGGATGGATCATCGATGGTGATCTGGGGCAATTTGACGTTGTTGAGACACGTCTTCGCGCCGCGGACACGGTCATCTTTCTGGACTTCTCCTTTTTGTGTTGCGCTCATCGCGCGATTCGACGGTCGCGCGAGCGCATCGACTTCTGGTGGTGGGTCTTGGCCTACCGCCGGCAAAGCCGTCCGGTTCTCCTTAAAGCGATCGCCGAGTACGCACCGAGCGCGGAACTCCATGTATTTCGTAACCCTGATTCACTGCAACAGTTCGTCGACCAGCTAGTCCGCAGGGCCTGA
- a CDS encoding IS110 family transposase, whose translation MQIRSVGIDLGKTTFHVVALNAAGKVLLRKKFTQKQLITFTVNMQTSLIGMEACSGAHFLGRVLREQGHDVKLIPAQFVKPFVKSNKNDFLDAEANAEAVDRQNMRFVPIKTDDQLDLQAMHRVRDRLVAHRTSVINQLRAFLLEHGMVFAKTPFKLKQAMPEILENADANLTPRMRNLVSLLWSEWKDLEQQIVAMNEEVEQIASSDPACQRLRQIPGIGPLVATAIVAAIGNGAAFHKGREFSPGWDLSQNSTRPAARQGCPWRSICRPPRQARTIAVRSLAQRS comes from the coding sequence ATGCAGATACGTTCGGTTGGCATCGATCTCGGCAAGACGACTTTTCACGTCGTAGCCCTGAACGCAGCAGGCAAGGTGCTGTTGCGGAAGAAGTTCACCCAGAAGCAGCTCATCACTTTTACCGTCAACATGCAGACTTCCTTGATCGGGATGGAGGCGTGTTCAGGGGCGCACTTCCTCGGACGTGTGCTGCGCGAACAAGGCCATGACGTGAAGCTGATTCCAGCCCAGTTCGTGAAGCCGTTCGTGAAGTCGAACAAGAACGACTTCCTCGATGCCGAAGCCAACGCCGAGGCGGTAGACCGGCAGAACATGCGTTTCGTTCCGATCAAGACGGACGACCAGCTTGATCTCCAAGCGATGCATCGTGTGCGCGACCGGCTTGTCGCCCATCGAACGTCCGTAATCAACCAGCTGCGAGCCTTCCTGCTCGAGCATGGCATGGTCTTCGCCAAGACTCCCTTCAAGCTGAAGCAGGCGATGCCTGAGATCCTCGAGAACGCAGATGCGAATCTCACACCACGCATGCGTAACCTCGTCAGCCTGCTATGGAGCGAGTGGAAAGACCTGGAGCAACAGATCGTCGCGATGAACGAAGAGGTTGAACAGATCGCCTCTTCCGATCCAGCCTGCCAACGACTCCGGCAGATCCCCGGCATAGGCCCCTTGGTTGCGACCGCGATCGTCGCCGCAATCGGCAACGGAGCGGCCTTCCATAAGGGCCGGGAGTTCTCTCCTGGCTGGGACTTGTCCCAAAACAGCACTCGACCGGCGGCAAGGCAAGGCTGTCCATGGCGCTCGATCTGCCGTCCTCCGCGTCAAGCGAGAACGATCGCCGTTCGGTCCCTGGCTCAACGCTCTTGA
- a CDS encoding alpha/beta fold hydrolase — protein MSSITVKDGTEIYYKDWGKGQPIMFHHGWPLSADDWDSQMLFFLLRGYRVIAHDRRGHGRSSQTDLGNDMDTYATDSAALVEHLDLKDAIHVGHSTGGGEVARYVAQYGGGGRVAKAVLISAITPVMIKSATNPGGLPIEFFDGFRAGMANRAQFYRDVPEGPFYGFNRPGAKVSQGVIDNWWRQGMMGGTKAQYDCIKALSETDLTEDLKRITVPVLVMHSEDDQIVPFADAGPLAAKLLKNGTLKVYQGLPHGMPTTHADQINADLLEFIKS, from the coding sequence ATGAGCAGCATTACAGTGAAGGACGGTACAGAGATCTACTACAAGGATTGGGGAAAAGGTCAGCCGATTATGTTCCACCACGGCTGGCCGCTCAGCGCGGACGATTGGGACAGCCAGATGCTGTTCTTCCTGCTGCGCGGATACCGAGTCATCGCGCATGACCGCCGCGGGCATGGCCGGTCGAGCCAGACCGATCTCGGCAACGACATGGACACCTATGCGACTGATAGCGCCGCCCTGGTGGAGCACCTCGACCTGAAAGACGCCATTCACGTCGGCCACTCGACCGGCGGCGGTGAAGTGGCCCGTTATGTTGCCCAGTATGGAGGCGGCGGCCGCGTCGCCAAGGCAGTCTTGATCAGCGCCATCACTCCTGTGATGATCAAGTCGGCGACGAATCCGGGCGGCCTGCCGATCGAGTTCTTCGACGGCTTTCGCGCCGGCATGGCCAACCGGGCCCAGTTTTACCGTGATGTGCCCGAGGGTCCCTTCTACGGTTTCAACCGTCCCGGCGCGAAGGTTTCGCAAGGGGTGATCGATAACTGGTGGCGTCAGGGAATGATGGGTGGAACCAAGGCCCAATATGACTGCATCAAGGCCCTGTCGGAGACCGACCTCACGGAAGACCTCAAGAGGATCACCGTTCCGGTGCTGGTGATGCATAGCGAGGACGACCAGATCGTGCCGTTCGCCGATGCAGGCCCGCTGGCCGCCAAGCTCCTGAAGAACGGCACGCTGAAGGTTTACCAAGGCCTGCCGCACGGGATGCCGACGACGCATGCAGATCAGATCAATGCTGATCTTCTCGAATTCATAAAGTCGTAA
- a CDS encoding heavy metal sensor histidine kinase, giving the protein MRRIYRMSPGCNNGRYAIRWITASLYIVLRTELDRSTELFLADKLHVLRTMLRERPDDEDGLREEIELESEARRYQQFYIRLLDEHGVPIMTTPGMDEQLDLAELASRTRGRSERSIAMAGRHGQPLRVTSATVTVGTLPTHSDTVQIAIDVSQEVELLARYRMWFWGILLATSILFPLVGYRIARHGIRPVEEIAATARRITSTNLRERIGSEGYPSELASLAGTFNEMLERLEESFERISRFTADIAHDLRTPVNNIRGEAEVALARARTVDEYRDVLESSLEEAVRLSELIGDLLFLARAESPLTELHRENMNISELLTTVRDYYEASATDAGISFVVKEWAHPLNAELDRSLMLRAVSNLVSNAIAHTLPGGTVTLAATNEDAVIRIEISDTGVGIPAEAIPSVFDRFFRVDPSRSKISGSTGLGLAIVQSILALHGGSAEITNQLGHGTRVTLRMPVLAMR; this is encoded by the coding sequence ATGCGTCGAATCTACAGGATGTCGCCTGGATGCAACAATGGACGCTATGCAATCAGGTGGATCACCGCGAGTCTCTACATCGTCCTACGGACAGAGCTGGATCGAAGCACAGAGCTGTTCCTTGCCGACAAGCTGCACGTGCTGCGCACCATGCTGCGGGAACGGCCGGACGACGAGGATGGGCTGCGCGAAGAGATTGAACTCGAGTCTGAGGCCCGCCGGTACCAGCAGTTCTACATTCGCCTCCTCGATGAACATGGCGTGCCGATCATGACGACGCCCGGCATGGACGAACAGTTAGATCTTGCGGAGCTCGCGAGCCGAACTCGCGGCCGCTCCGAGCGTTCGATTGCGATGGCGGGTAGACATGGGCAACCATTGCGGGTCACTAGCGCTACGGTTACCGTCGGCACGCTGCCGACTCACAGCGACACCGTTCAAATAGCCATCGACGTCTCGCAGGAAGTGGAGCTGCTGGCACGTTATCGGATGTGGTTCTGGGGCATTCTGTTGGCGACATCGATTCTTTTCCCGCTGGTGGGGTACCGGATTGCGCGGCATGGCATTCGGCCCGTCGAAGAGATCGCTGCAACCGCGCGGAGAATCACATCGACGAATCTGCGCGAACGGATCGGGTCGGAAGGCTATCCATCAGAACTTGCGTCGCTGGCCGGGACATTCAATGAAATGCTGGAGCGGCTTGAGGAATCTTTCGAGCGAATCTCGAGGTTCACGGCCGACATCGCGCACGATTTACGTACGCCGGTCAACAATATCCGCGGAGAAGCCGAAGTGGCTCTCGCCCGCGCACGGACGGTCGACGAGTACCGCGACGTGCTGGAGTCTTCACTGGAAGAAGCAGTCCGGCTTTCCGAACTGATCGGCGATCTTCTGTTTCTGGCCCGCGCGGAGAGCCCCTTAACCGAGTTGCATCGCGAGAACATGAACATCAGCGAGTTACTGACTACGGTTCGCGACTACTATGAAGCTTCTGCGACCGACGCAGGAATATCGTTTGTCGTGAAGGAATGGGCCCACCCGCTCAATGCGGAACTGGATCGCTCACTGATGCTGCGGGCGGTGAGCAATCTAGTCTCGAACGCCATTGCACATACGTTGCCAGGAGGAACCGTGACGCTGGCAGCAACAAACGAGGACGCCGTGATTCGCATCGAGATCTCCGACACTGGCGTCGGCATTCCCGCCGAAGCGATACCCAGTGTATTCGATCGATTTTTCCGCGTCGATCCATCGCGCTCCAAGATATCGGGTAGCACGGGGTTGGGCCTGGCTATCGTGCAGAGCATCCTGGCGCTTCACGGCGGCAGCGCGGAGATCACCAATCAACTCGGCCATGGAACTCGCGTCACGCTACGCATGCCGGTCCTCGCAATGCGATGA
- a CDS encoding DUF6429 family protein, whose product MDRLYKRGYISDPQNAAKSVRMTESGAQKAQELFQEHFIRKV is encoded by the coding sequence ATGGATCGCCTTTACAAGAGAGGGTACATTTCCGATCCTCAGAACGCAGCAAAGTCCGTGAGAATGACGGAGTCGGGAGCCCAGAAGGCGCAAGAGCTTTTCCAAGAACACTTCATTCGGAAAGTGTAG
- a CDS encoding ankyrin repeat domain-containing protein, producing the protein MSKSKLPARPSLESLRKQAKKLARDVVAGNTDAIARVRAQLPKAGLPLSQRDAQLVLAREYGFPGWKDLVKEVEQRFGRGLEWAVSEARRVIHNNDIEGLRRLLAEYPALLSWKDDENDGGLLGMATSSYGDASNPITEEHFTRLACAEILLDAGAVVTPQVCDGIIVSGAAKLIDLFRRRGLFPQTLKFLGALGDVGGIRALLDTNADVLATVNEAFVYACHPRNEAAAALLLDRAITLDAEMGRRIDDGPGRSGFIEYFIANGADLLYDPDPTRPWQAYVKRKVDLAMRDGDLTSFIDGLRREPWLLSDGSRTFQARLMELGVLNDRAGLIDAFFDLDPAILRHQPPPPSQAIEFAFTCVRTHLIPLLTRIWTLPDDLPHAAGMGNLPRVRRWFDASGAPALGDVGNHYPCSPYMPKFRVEEYARQWSTQSVQRVLDTALAWAVLNNHFEVADFLVQHGADINTRWSSHEPASILHELVWHKNYEAMQFLIDRGIDMTIVDYRWGGTAEGWAYHAAKDEKMAQWLSEAQQRQEQASK; encoded by the coding sequence GTGAGTAAATCGAAACTTCCTGCTCGTCCTTCCCTCGAATCCCTTCGCAAGCAAGCAAAGAAACTGGCGCGCGACGTTGTTGCCGGCAATACAGACGCCATCGCCCGAGTGCGTGCACAGTTGCCAAAGGCGGGGCTGCCTCTGTCACAGCGTGATGCCCAATTGGTCCTGGCGCGCGAATATGGGTTTCCAGGCTGGAAGGACCTGGTTAAAGAAGTAGAACAACGTTTCGGCAGAGGACTTGAGTGGGCCGTGTCCGAAGCCCGACGCGTCATTCATAACAATGACATAGAAGGCCTGCGACGGTTGCTGGCGGAATATCCAGCGCTATTGTCCTGGAAGGACGATGAAAACGATGGCGGGCTGCTCGGGATGGCTACCAGTTCTTACGGCGACGCCAGCAACCCGATCACCGAGGAGCACTTTACGCGGCTGGCATGTGCCGAGATCCTGCTCGATGCCGGGGCCGTCGTCACGCCGCAGGTATGCGATGGCATCATTGTGTCAGGGGCCGCGAAGCTGATCGATCTGTTTCGCCGCCGAGGCCTTTTCCCTCAAACACTGAAGTTCCTTGGCGCCCTCGGCGACGTCGGTGGGATTCGTGCGCTTCTCGATACGAATGCTGACGTCCTCGCCACTGTGAACGAAGCGTTCGTGTATGCGTGTCATCCCCGGAACGAAGCCGCAGCGGCCCTTCTGCTGGACCGGGCCATCACGCTCGACGCCGAGATGGGAAGGCGGATCGATGACGGTCCTGGACGTTCCGGTTTTATCGAATACTTCATTGCGAACGGGGCCGATCTTCTCTATGACCCCGATCCCACGAGACCCTGGCAGGCTTATGTTAAGCGGAAGGTCGACCTCGCGATGCGCGACGGCGACCTGACATCCTTTATCGATGGGTTGCGGCGCGAACCGTGGCTGCTGTCAGACGGAAGCCGGACGTTCCAGGCCCGACTGATGGAGCTGGGCGTGCTGAACGACCGCGCTGGGTTGATCGATGCGTTTTTTGACCTTGATCCTGCGATCCTGCGGCATCAACCGCCTCCTCCGTCCCAGGCCATCGAGTTCGCGTTCACTTGCGTGAGGACACACCTCATTCCGTTGCTCACCCGCATCTGGACCCTGCCCGACGATCTGCCGCATGCGGCAGGCATGGGCAACCTCCCGCGCGTCAGGCGATGGTTCGACGCGTCTGGAGCGCCGGCGCTGGGCGACGTCGGCAATCACTATCCTTGCAGTCCGTACATGCCGAAGTTCCGAGTCGAGGAATATGCACGCCAATGGAGCACGCAAAGCGTGCAACGGGTTCTCGACACCGCGCTCGCGTGGGCAGTCCTCAACAACCACTTCGAGGTCGCCGACTTCCTTGTCCAGCACGGTGCCGACATCAATACGCGCTGGAGCTCGCACGAGCCAGCCAGCATCCTGCACGAGTTGGTGTGGCACAAGAATTACGAAGCCATGCAATTCCTCATCGACCGAGGCATCGACATGACGATCGTCGACTATCGCTGGGGCGGGACGGCCGAGGGTTGGGCATATCACGCAGCGAAGGACGAGAAGATGGCGCAGTGGCTCTCCGAGGCGCAACAACGGCAAGAGCAGGCATCGAAATGA
- a CDS encoding arylsulfatase produces MLKKGLSLISLLVAILGLLPLSMAAQQVDRTVLPIPEPQPPAITELDARNAKAPPRFEVKAPKDAPNVVIVLLDDIGFGQPSAFGGPARMPTFDKLAAGGLRYNGFHTTALCSPTRMALLTGRNHHVTNTGAIMELATAFPGNTGIRPQSVAPLAEMLRLNGYSTAAFGKYHETPAWEVSVSGPFDRWPTHSGFDKFYGFIGGETNQWAPAIFDGTVRVEHPPDPDYHFTVDMTNQAVAWMQAQHSLTPDKPFFVYFATGALHAPHHVPKSYIERYKGEFDEGWDVLREKTFARQKQMGVIPQNAELTRRPKEIPSWDSQTPEQKKLEARQMETFAGFAEHTDEQIGRLVDALQEMGEMDNTLFIYIAGDNGASAEGGPEGAYNEIMALNGIISDAKINMPHLDAWGDPSTFPHYAIGWAWGGDTPFQWTKQIASHYGGTTNGMVIHWPAHIKAKGEVRSQFTYVTDIAPTVMEAAGLPFPKSVNGTVQLPFDGTSMIYTFDNANAKETHTTQYFEMFGNRGIYHDGWVACTRHSIPWLDAPNPPLSQDVWELYHVADDFSEARDLAAQNPAKLKELQALFMKEAEKNHVLPIDDRRFERFVPAMAGRPDLMAGRSSLTVYPGMVGMTENAFINVKNRPYTITAPVELPDANTNGVIIAQAGAFGGWTLYMKDGKVHHEYNYFGVERTNIVGPAPLSAGKHEIKYEFIPDAPKPGAGGRSVLYIDGQQVAEGHIPKTQPFIFSGDEGADVGMDGETAVSNDYKQGDNKFTGKILKITINTKPSGLSAADQKAVEDAEDEAAAIVD; encoded by the coding sequence ATGCTCAAAAAAGGCTTGTCGTTAATATCTTTGCTAGTCGCTATTTTGGGCCTGCTGCCGCTGTCGATGGCGGCGCAGCAAGTTGATAGGACCGTGTTGCCAATCCCCGAACCTCAGCCCCCAGCTATCACGGAATTGGATGCCCGTAACGCCAAGGCACCGCCGCGCTTTGAGGTCAAAGCTCCGAAGGACGCACCCAACGTCGTAATCGTTTTGCTGGACGACATTGGCTTTGGTCAGCCCAGCGCCTTTGGTGGACCAGCCAGAATGCCAACGTTCGACAAGCTGGCTGCCGGGGGCCTCCGTTACAACGGCTTTCATACCACGGCACTCTGTTCACCCACGCGGATGGCGCTGCTCACCGGCCGTAATCACCACGTCACGAATACGGGAGCCATTATGGAGTTGGCGACTGCATTTCCCGGCAACACCGGCATTCGTCCGCAGAGCGTCGCACCGTTAGCCGAGATGCTGCGTCTGAACGGATACAGCACCGCCGCCTTCGGCAAGTACCACGAGACCCCGGCGTGGGAGGTTTCGGTCTCCGGACCGTTCGATCGCTGGCCCACACATTCCGGTTTTGACAAGTTCTACGGTTTCATCGGGGGCGAGACCAACCAGTGGGCGCCTGCCATTTTTGACGGAACTGTCCGAGTGGAGCACCCGCCTGACCCCGATTATCACTTCACGGTAGACATGACAAACCAGGCCGTGGCCTGGATGCAGGCACAGCACTCCCTGACACCCGACAAGCCCTTCTTTGTTTACTTCGCCACGGGTGCGCTGCACGCTCCTCATCACGTACCCAAGTCATACATTGAGCGCTATAAAGGCGAGTTTGATGAGGGATGGGACGTGCTGCGCGAGAAGACATTTGCACGCCAGAAACAAATGGGGGTCATCCCGCAGAATGCGGAACTGACCAGGCGACCCAAGGAGATCCCTTCCTGGGATTCCCAGACTCCGGAACAGAAGAAACTGGAGGCCCGGCAGATGGAGACCTTTGCCGGATTCGCCGAGCACACCGACGAGCAAATAGGACGTCTGGTCGATGCCCTGCAGGAGATGGGCGAGATGGACAACACGTTGTTCATTTACATCGCCGGCGATAATGGTGCCAGTGCAGAAGGGGGACCGGAGGGCGCTTACAACGAGATCATGGCGCTCAATGGAATCATCAGCGATGCCAAGATCAACATGCCTCATCTGGACGCCTGGGGCGACCCCAGCACTTTCCCCCATTACGCCATCGGCTGGGCATGGGGGGGCGATACTCCTTTCCAGTGGACCAAGCAGATCGCGTCACACTACGGCGGAACTACGAATGGGATGGTGATCCATTGGCCGGCGCACATCAAGGCCAAGGGGGAGGTCCGTTCCCAGTTCACATACGTTACCGACATTGCGCCGACGGTGATGGAAGCGGCGGGCTTGCCGTTTCCCAAGAGCGTGAATGGGACGGTGCAATTGCCGTTCGATGGAACTTCAATGATCTACACCTTCGACAACGCCAACGCGAAGGAGACACATACCACGCAGTATTTCGAAATGTTCGGAAATCGCGGCATCTACCATGACGGCTGGGTGGCTTGTACACGCCACTCCATTCCCTGGCTGGATGCCCCCAATCCACCGCTTTCACAGGACGTCTGGGAGCTGTATCACGTTGCCGACGACTTCAGCGAAGCCAGGGACCTCGCTGCCCAGAACCCTGCAAAGCTGAAAGAACTGCAGGCCCTGTTCATGAAGGAGGCGGAGAAGAACCACGTGTTGCCCATCGACGACCGGCGATTCGAGCGCTTTGTCCCAGCTATGGCTGGAAGACCCGACTTGATGGCGGGTCGCAGTTCATTGACGGTTTATCCGGGGATGGTAGGGATGACGGAAAATGCCTTCATCAACGTCAAGAACCGCCCTTACACCATCACAGCGCCGGTGGAACTGCCGGACGCCAACACCAATGGGGTGATCATCGCACAAGCGGGCGCATTCGGCGGCTGGACCCTCTACATGAAAGACGGCAAAGTCCATCACGAGTACAACTACTTCGGGGTGGAAAGGACCAATATCGTCGGGCCGGCGCCACTCTCCGCGGGTAAACACGAGATCAAGTATGAGTTCATCCCCGATGCTCCCAAACCGGGCGCTGGAGGCAGATCGGTCCTCTACATTGACGGCCAGCAAGTGGCGGAAGGACACATACCGAAGACCCAGCCCTTCATCTTTTCCGGCGACGAGGGCGCGGATGTAGGTATGGACGGTGAAACAGCCGTATCCAACGACTACAAGCAGGGAGACAACAAGTTCACCGGCAAGATCCTCAAGATCACAATCAATACGAAGCCATCGGGGTTGAGTGCGGCCGATCAGAAAGCTGTAGAAGACGCCGAGGATGAGGCGGCAGCGATCGTAGACTGA
- a CDS encoding YncE family protein, which translates to MRYCVFVLTLATTALVPQSPSAYRITHNYALGGDGSWDYIVPDPPSHRLYIARQNRVMVVDEDSGKLIGEVTGIQGAHGTAIAENTGHGFATSGKDQSVLMFDLKTFKILGRIPAAEDADAILFDGASNRVFTLNGDAHSSTVIDPNAGTLITNIPLGGKPEYGVSAGDGKVYANLTDTSEVVEIDAKTATIARRWPTAPCKQPVAMAIDTIHHRLFSGCRSGVMAISDYQEGKVVATVPIGAGVDGAGYDATTGNAFASNADGTLTVIHQDSPDQYHVIENLSTPVGSRNMGLDPSNQRLFVVSAKFGSAPAGGRGRGPVLPGSFTLMTIEHSSSAH; encoded by the coding sequence ATGCGCTATTGCGTATTTGTCCTCACACTTGCTACAACTGCACTCGTGCCGCAATCACCTTCCGCGTATCGCATTACCCATAACTACGCGTTGGGTGGTGATGGGAGTTGGGACTACATTGTGCCCGATCCACCCAGTCACCGCCTATATATCGCACGCCAAAATCGAGTAATGGTTGTCGACGAAGATAGCGGCAAGCTGATTGGGGAAGTCACCGGCATTCAGGGTGCGCACGGAACTGCTATTGCAGAAAATACCGGACACGGCTTTGCCACTTCAGGTAAGGATCAATCCGTGCTCATGTTCGATCTCAAGACCTTCAAGATTCTTGGTCGGATCCCAGCCGCTGAAGATGCCGATGCGATTCTTTTTGATGGAGCGTCAAACCGCGTGTTCACACTGAATGGTGACGCGCACTCCTCGACAGTAATCGATCCAAATGCCGGGACGCTCATCACGAATATTCCTCTTGGTGGCAAACCGGAATATGGCGTTTCCGCGGGCGACGGAAAGGTATATGCAAATCTGACAGACACCAGCGAAGTAGTAGAAATCGATGCGAAGACCGCTACAATCGCTCGCCGATGGCCCACCGCTCCGTGTAAGCAGCCAGTTGCCATGGCCATCGATACCATCCACCACCGACTCTTCAGCGGTTGCCGCAGCGGAGTGATGGCGATCTCTGATTATCAGGAGGGCAAGGTTGTTGCTACAGTCCCGATCGGCGCAGGCGTTGATGGCGCTGGGTACGATGCGACGACAGGCAACGCTTTCGCGTCGAATGCGGATGGCACCCTTACGGTTATTCATCAGGATAGTCCGGATCAATATCACGTTATCGAAAACCTATCTACGCCTGTAGGGTCACGCAACATGGGCCTCGATCCCTCAAACCAGCGCCTGTTCGTCGTTTCGGCAAAGTTCGGGTCTGCTCCAGCGGGCGGTAGAGGGAGAGGACCGGTGTTGCCTGGATCATTCACTTTGATGACGATTGAACACAGTTCGTCCGCGCACTGA
- a CDS encoding VOC family protein has protein sequence MALKRLDNIGIVVDNLELTIDFFQELGLQLEGRTTIEGEWAGRVTGLADQRVEIAMMRTPDGHSLSSCPASSRRLSSRITATLR, from the coding sequence ATGGCGCTTAAACGGCTGGATAACATAGGAATCGTCGTCGACAACCTCGAATTGACGATTGATTTCTTTCAAGAACTCGGTCTTCAGCTCGAGGGGCGGACCACGATCGAAGGAGAATGGGCAGGACGCGTCACCGGACTTGCCGATCAGCGCGTCGAGATTGCCATGATGCGCACCCCGGACGGCCACAGCCTCTCGAGCTGTCCCGCTTCCTCACGCCGCCTGTCGTCGCGGATCACCGCAACGCTCCGGTGA
- a CDS encoding transporter: MRYTSRVVLLAGIILCHIASALAQQKGQWVPGQFGLNAGVVPDPGITYGNLTVNYSASRLNDSNGNRILQNVTGTYAFWANENILYCVPDHKFLGGYYAPYIAVNVANGSLVADIPGTNLSVNGGGAGLADMYFQPVNLGWHFGKRVDFNTGYAFFAPTGRYTPGATDNIGSGYWGNIMTSGTTYYITKNKGTTANLATAWEFNHGQRQVANTPASPVSNKTPGQAFTMEWGVGQALPLKKDLSMLAQLGVVGYDQWQVSSNGGTIIVAGIPVPARVLPYYSVHSIGVQSNFVLPPKALIFFFKYYDEYSAKARPQGRTFVFGGSWTFRNPKPPSAKP; encoded by the coding sequence ATGCGCTACACGAGCAGAGTTGTACTTCTAGCTGGAATTATCCTTTGCCATATTGCGTCCGCGTTGGCGCAACAGAAGGGGCAGTGGGTGCCCGGACAGTTCGGCCTCAATGCCGGTGTGGTTCCCGATCCCGGAATCACGTATGGGAACCTGACCGTGAATTATTCCGCCAGTCGATTGAACGACTCCAACGGAAACCGCATTCTTCAGAATGTGACCGGGACGTATGCGTTCTGGGCGAACGAAAATATTCTCTACTGCGTCCCGGATCATAAGTTCCTTGGCGGCTATTACGCGCCCTATATTGCTGTGAACGTTGCGAACGGTTCCCTGGTGGCCGACATACCGGGGACCAACCTCAGTGTGAACGGAGGGGGAGCAGGTCTTGCCGATATGTACTTCCAGCCAGTGAACCTGGGTTGGCACTTTGGGAAGCGGGTCGACTTCAACACGGGATATGCATTCTTCGCTCCTACTGGTCGATACACGCCGGGAGCGACCGACAACATTGGCTCCGGATATTGGGGCAACATTATGACGTCCGGCACCACGTACTACATCACCAAGAACAAGGGAACCACGGCAAATTTGGCGACGGCATGGGAATTCAACCACGGACAAAGACAAGTCGCTAATACACCTGCGAGCCCGGTCAGCAACAAAACACCCGGACAGGCATTCACGATGGAGTGGGGAGTTGGGCAGGCCCTCCCGCTGAAGAAGGACCTCAGTATGCTAGCGCAACTCGGAGTGGTTGGGTATGACCAATGGCAGGTTTCGAGTAACGGCGGGACGATAATCGTTGCCGGTATTCCTGTCCCTGCGAGGGTGCTTCCGTACTATTCCGTCCATAGCATTGGCGTTCAGTCCAATTTTGTTCTGCCGCCGAAGGCCTTGATCTTCTTCTTCAAGTACTACGACGAATATTCGGCCAAAGCTCGTCCGCAGGGACGCACTTTCGTATTCGGCGGCTCATGGACGTTCCGGAATCCGAAGCCGCCGTCCGCAAAACCGTAG
- a CDS encoding carboxypeptidase-like regulatory domain-containing protein — MKRIILLAVASLLLLWLLVPTTDIVSPEWTVLVTDTAGHPVEGASVTVFSQQYTVESHDTEVTKVTGEDGRVHFPERKLHAMGLIRLLGAIRNLDQGAHASFGLHTHLATSKRGYGDPSTLDLFAQNERLDSYR, encoded by the coding sequence ATGAAGCGCATTATTCTCTTGGCAGTCGCATCGTTACTGCTTCTGTGGCTGCTCGTTCCAACAACAGACATCGTCTCGCCCGAGTGGACCGTGCTAGTTACCGATACAGCAGGGCACCCGGTCGAAGGCGCAAGTGTCACTGTGTTTTCGCAACAATACACCGTTGAGTCTCACGACACAGAAGTAACGAAAGTCACGGGCGAGGATGGGCGGGTACATTTCCCCGAGCGGAAACTTCACGCCATGGGTCTAATCAGACTGCTTGGTGCAATTCGCAATCTCGATCAAGGAGCGCACGCCAGCTTTGGCCTACATACTCATCTGGCCACGAGTAAAAGGGGCTATGGCGACCCAAGTACTCTCGACTTGTTTGCACAAAATGAGCGGTTAGATAGCTATCGATAA